The Elaeis guineensis isolate ETL-2024a chromosome 11, EG11, whole genome shotgun sequence genomic interval ATTAAAAGAATGGTAGATATCGCAAAAACCAGGGCACCTAAATCTAAATAATTGAAGAAACTAGATATAGATCACTAAGATCCACTGAACAAGCAACCAGCTTTATAGCTATGCACAGAAGAATAAAAGGTAGTGTAACACTCAAGTGTAATATGAAACTGTCCTCCAAGTAAAGCTTAATATCTGCTCCACAGCCTATGCATGATGAAACCAGTTTTCAATTACTACATTTCCATCGGGATGTCGGCACACAACTTAGATAGTGACACCAATGGCAACGATCATTTCCATTCTCCCCACGGAAAAGCATTACCAAGCCAACAACAAATCTGCAAGAAAAAGGAAAGATGGATTTAACAGGTGGCAATTTACGCTGCACTACTAGTGAAGTGATCATATTTAGGCTCCAAAAATAGAGGATACGAAGAAATATACTACTCGCGTCAGCAGAATATTTTGATTGGCTAACTATCATGCCTACTGGTGAGctatacttgattttttttttccccccatgAAATCTTACAAGACAAGAGATCAAGGGTCTGACATTTGGAATTCTGCATATGGAAGGATTTTTCAATGATACATGATGCCACATTCTTCGTTCATGAACCACATCTAAGCACCAAACACTCACCTATTGGGCCAAATCATTTAGCAGCATGTGATagtgctcctctctctctctctctctctctctctctctctctctctctctctctctgtttttttttttcatacacCAATGTTTTTCGAATGCCTATTTTTATGGAAACAAGTATTATGTAAAATAAGTTTGACATAAATCTTGAAACCCAAGATCTTAAAAAATTACAGGTAAGAAAACAATCAAGTTCATGACTTTGAAAGTAATGATAAATTGCACAAGATTCTGCATTAGCAATcaaatttgataaataaatagTCCAAGCAGTGCTTACCCAGCTACCAGCAAAACCAGTGCAACCACCCATAATATCTTCTGGTAAGCTTTATACTTTGACTTGACCTGGCTTGCCAGGGGCAAATTATGGCGTTCCAACCAACCAAACTGAGGCCGGATCAGTAGTACAAAGCCTAGGAGAAATCCTGTTAGAAATCCTCCGATATGGGCAAAATTATCAACATGTGGTAATATCCCCACAGCTAAATTGATCACAATGATGACCAATAGAGTTAACAGAGCCGCAGCCTAGAAAAAAGCAAATCAGTGCAATGAGACTCGTAAgccaaaaaattaaacaaaagctCGAACAGAAAATTTGTCCACCTTGTTTGCGTATATAGTCCAGTTTGTGATGAGTTCTGACAGCATCGCTCCAAGAAGTCCAAACAAAGCACCGGATGCACCAACAGAAATACTGTTTCTAATGAATAGAGATGAGAGGATGCTACCACCAAATCCTGATAGAAGGTATACTGTCCCAATCCTCACTGCAAGAGGCAAGGCAGAAATCATTCAGCCATACCCAATTGCAATTTACACAAGATCCTTAAACCAACACAATTTTGTGATACCAAGAATCACAAGCTATTGCATCTGAGAAGAAGTATAAATGTCCAAATCGTTATAAATTGTGGAGACAAACAGGGACAATTGAAACCAACTACATTCAAAAATATTCTCATTCAGGATCCAGTCATTATTAATTGTGtatgcaaaaaaaataagaattatcccTGAAGATTACAGTAAAAACATTAACACTTTTGCCAACAATTTGATTTCAGACAAATCCAAGGTGTAAAATGATAAAATGACACTATTGACTAAAAGGAATTAAGCTCACCGAATCCAAATTGCTGTTCCAGGCGAATTCCAATAAAAAGAAGGCTCAGCATATTAGCAAGCAGATGTACAACACCGGCATGCAACCAGATACATGTCAGCAGCCTCCATCCTTGATGCTGATGCACCACTTTTTCCCATTCAAGACCCCCCATCTTCTGCAATCTGGAAGAACAAAACAGCATATAAACACTTTGTAAACAAACCTGCTCTGGATATTCATAAGCCAAATTAATGCAAGTAAAGTGATAGAACCAATTTAGTTCAAAAGTAAGGATCATATAACACAATATTCCATAGAAAAATTGTTCAGAACTGACCAAAATAAGATTCTTCTACATTATGGTACCATGACAAAAGGGTCTAAGATCAGGTTTGTAGAAGGTCATGCTGATTTGACTTTGTCTAAAAATGAAGCAAGAGTGGTTGATCCAACCACCAGGTGGATATTACTATCTCTCAACTTCTTCAGTGTGGAATTCCTCTCTTACCCTTACATTTGAAGACTTTCATTGACGAAGTATACGGGTTACCATCCTAAGCTAGAATAAAACTTCAAAAGAACAGGCTAAAATATGAAACTAGAGAAATAATAAACGTCAGC includes:
- the LOC105054127 gene encoding RHOMBOID-like protein 2; the encoded protein is MSNVDVERGGSGAAGGKGGGATGYYHGGGRGAAAVSPFYYDIGSSAEREWTPWIVPMILVANVAMFVVTMYVNNCPHHPNLYGSCVAGFLHRFSFQPLRENPLLGPSSSTLQKMGGLEWEKVVHQHQGWRLLTCIWLHAGVVHLLANMLSLLFIGIRLEQQFGFVRIGTVYLLSGFGGSILSSLFIRNSISVGASGALFGLLGAMLSELITNWTIYANKAAALLTLLVIIVINLAVGILPHVDNFAHIGGFLTGFLLGFVLLIRPQFGWLERHNLPLASQVKSKYKAYQKILWVVALVLLVAGFVVGLVMLFRGENGNDRCHWCHYLSCVPTSRWKCSN